One stretch of Castor canadensis chromosome 12, mCasCan1.hap1v2, whole genome shotgun sequence DNA includes these proteins:
- the Tmem167b gene encoding protein kish-B: MTNVYSLDGILVFGLLFVCTCAYFKKVPRLKTWLLSEKKGVWGVFYKAAVIGTRLHAAVAVACVVMAFYVLFIK; the protein is encoded by the exons ATGACGAACG TGTACTCCTTGGATGGGATTCTGGTGTTTGGTTTGCTCTTTGTTTGCACCTGTGCCTACTTCAAGAAAGTACCTCGTCTCAAAACCTGGCTGCTCTCAGAGAAGAAGGGAGTGTGGGGTGTGTTTTACAAAG CTGCTGTGATTGGAACCAGGCTGCATGCTGCTGTGGCCGTCGCCTGCGTTGTGATGGCCTTTTACGTCctgtttataaaatga